One window from the genome of Cryobacterium sp. GrIS_2_6 encodes:
- a CDS encoding xanthine dehydrogenase family protein subunit M, producing MQIPAPFEYARADTVDDAIALLSRHGPEARVIAGGHSLLPMMKLRLARPEWLIDINDLFELDFVLRDGDRLRIGALTRHTTLLESAEIAALFPIVGDAERVIADPIVRNRGTIGGSLCQADPAEDLATVCDVLGAEAIVRGPLGERMLTMTEFHRGAYKTAVAADELLCEVRIPIRPRSGSAYEKVERRVGDWAVAAAGAALSFAEDGTIAEASVGLTAVGLDGTVGAVTELLRGERPGEQLFIEAGRLAALAADPVADQRGPIDYKRHLADELTRRVLRRATDRVADFAGATGPPTTPQEG from the coding sequence GTGCAAATTCCGGCACCGTTCGAATACGCCCGCGCTGACACTGTCGACGACGCCATCGCACTGCTGTCCCGGCACGGCCCCGAGGCCCGCGTAATCGCGGGCGGCCACAGCCTCTTGCCAATGATGAAGCTCCGCCTCGCCAGGCCGGAATGGCTCATCGACATCAACGACCTGTTCGAACTCGACTTCGTGCTGCGGGACGGAGACCGGTTGCGGATCGGCGCCCTCACCCGGCACACGACCCTCCTCGAGTCCGCTGAGATCGCCGCGCTCTTCCCGATCGTCGGCGACGCCGAGCGAGTGATCGCAGACCCTATCGTCCGCAATCGCGGCACGATCGGAGGTTCGCTCTGCCAGGCCGATCCTGCGGAGGACCTCGCGACGGTCTGCGATGTGCTCGGTGCCGAGGCGATCGTTCGCGGTCCCCTGGGCGAGCGGATGCTGACAATGACCGAGTTCCATCGCGGCGCCTACAAGACGGCGGTCGCCGCGGATGAGCTGCTCTGCGAGGTGCGCATCCCGATCCGGCCGCGCTCAGGAAGCGCGTACGAAAAGGTCGAGCGCAGGGTCGGCGACTGGGCCGTCGCCGCGGCAGGAGCCGCGCTCTCGTTCGCAGAGGACGGCACGATCGCGGAGGCATCCGTCGGCCTGACCGCCGTGGGGCTCGACGGCACGGTCGGCGCGGTCACGGAGCTGCTCCGCGGTGAACGCCCCGGCGAGCAGCTCTTCATCGAGGCCGGCCGCCTCGCAGCACTCGCGGCCGACCCGGTCGCCGACCAGCGCGGACCGATCGACTACAAGCGACACCTCGCCGACGAGCTCACCCGGCGCGTCCTGCGCCGCGCGACAGATCGTGTCGCGGACTTCGCCGGCGCGACCGGGCCCCCCACCACACCGCAGGAAGGCTGA
- a CDS encoding (2Fe-2S)-binding protein: protein MQITMTVNGTDVTNEVEPRVLLVHYIRDVLRLTGTHWGCDTSNCGTCVVLMDGQPVKSCTVLAAMADGHAITTVEGLATGGTLDPVQQGFMEEHGLQCGFCTPGMMLTARALLDVNPHPDDTEIRRAISGQICRCTGYATIVRSVHWAADHPAGLTEADADGGDPAALDDSAGTTTEPGAAAAEAARAIPASQTEPEEVTA, encoded by the coding sequence ATGCAGATCACCATGACGGTGAACGGGACCGACGTGACCAACGAGGTCGAACCACGCGTCCTGCTCGTGCACTACATCCGCGACGTGCTGAGGCTGACCGGAACTCACTGGGGCTGCGACACCTCCAACTGCGGCACCTGCGTCGTGCTCATGGACGGGCAGCCGGTGAAGTCGTGCACCGTGCTCGCGGCGATGGCCGATGGTCATGCGATCACGACGGTCGAAGGCCTCGCCACCGGTGGCACCCTCGACCCCGTGCAGCAGGGCTTCATGGAGGAACACGGGCTGCAGTGCGGATTCTGCACCCCGGGCATGATGCTCACCGCCCGCGCTCTCCTCGACGTGAACCCGCACCCCGACGATACCGAGATCCGCCGGGCGATCTCGGGGCAGATCTGCCGCTGCACCGGCTACGCGACGATCGTCCGTTCGGTGCACTGGGCAGCAGACCACCCGGCGGGCCTGACCGAAGCGGATGCCGACGGTGGCGACCCCGCCGCGCTCGACGACTCGGCGGGCACGACCACGGAACCGGGCGCCGCGGCGGCGGAAGCGGCCCGGGCGATCCCGGCCTCGCAGACTGAACCGGAAGAGGTGACCGCATGA
- a CDS encoding aerobic carbon-monoxide dehydrogenase large subunit, protein MTILQEHAPNPAADDEGRPIGYGRLQRKEDPRFVRGRGHYVDDIALPGMLHGAILRSPVAHARLVSIDTTAALAHPGVVAVITGADLLGLGLAWAPTLSADVQAVLVTDKVRFQGQEVAFVVAEDRYAARDALELIEVDYDVLPPVVDARKALDADAPVVRDEMEGRTDNHIFDWEAGNKAETDAVFAAADVVVSQEIVYPRSHPAPMETCGAVADFDAVTGKLTLYETSQAPHAHRTLFAMVAGIPEHKIRIVSPDIGGGFGNKVGIYPGYILAVVGSIVTGKPVKWMEDRSENLMSTSFARDYIMQGEIAATKDGRILAVRTNVLADHGAFNATAQPTKYPAGFFHIFTGSYDLQAAHCSVTGVYTNKAPGGVAYACSFRVTEAVYLVERLVDILAAKLEMDPAELRLKNLIKPEQFPYPNKTGWEYDSGDYERALRLSMKMAGYDNLRREQQAKRDRGELMGIGISFFTETVGAGPRKHMDIVGLGMNDGAELRVHPTGKAVVRISVQSQGQGHETTFAQIVAEEIGIPPEDIDVVHGDTDQTPFGLGTYGSRSTPVSGAAVALVARKVREKARFIAAAMLETRAEDLEWEKGRWFVKGDPSVGKTIAEIAMGAYGTVALPEGIDGNLDAEVTYDPPNLTFPFGAYICVVDVDPGTGHVTVRRFVAVDDCGTRINPMIIEGQVHGGLTDGVGMALMQFIEFDESGNNLGGSFMDYLIPTAMEVPDWETGYTVTPSPHHPIGAKGIGESATVGSPPAIVNAVVDALSPFGITHMDMPCTPARVWAAIQGRPRPPI, encoded by the coding sequence ATGACCATCCTGCAGGAACACGCACCCAACCCGGCGGCGGACGACGAGGGCCGCCCGATCGGCTACGGTCGGCTGCAACGCAAGGAAGACCCCCGTTTCGTGCGCGGCCGCGGCCACTACGTCGACGACATCGCGCTGCCCGGAATGCTGCACGGCGCGATCCTGCGCTCACCGGTCGCGCATGCCCGGCTGGTCTCGATCGACACGACCGCCGCCCTCGCCCACCCGGGCGTCGTCGCCGTCATCACGGGGGCCGACCTGCTCGGCCTCGGCCTCGCGTGGGCGCCGACCCTCTCCGCCGACGTGCAGGCGGTGCTCGTGACCGATAAAGTGCGCTTTCAGGGCCAGGAGGTCGCGTTCGTCGTCGCGGAGGACCGCTACGCCGCCCGGGACGCACTCGAACTCATCGAGGTCGACTACGACGTGCTGCCGCCTGTCGTCGACGCCAGGAAGGCGCTCGACGCCGACGCACCGGTCGTTCGCGACGAGATGGAAGGGCGCACCGACAACCACATCTTCGACTGGGAGGCAGGCAACAAAGCCGAGACGGATGCCGTCTTCGCCGCAGCAGACGTCGTCGTCAGCCAGGAGATCGTCTACCCGCGATCGCACCCGGCTCCCATGGAGACCTGCGGCGCCGTCGCAGACTTCGACGCGGTGACCGGCAAGCTCACCCTCTACGAGACGAGCCAGGCCCCGCACGCCCACCGGACCCTGTTCGCCATGGTCGCGGGCATCCCGGAGCACAAGATCCGGATCGTCTCCCCCGACATCGGCGGCGGTTTCGGCAACAAGGTCGGCATCTACCCGGGCTACATCCTCGCCGTCGTCGGCTCGATCGTGACCGGCAAACCGGTGAAATGGATGGAGGACCGCTCGGAGAACCTGATGTCGACCTCCTTCGCCCGCGACTACATCATGCAGGGCGAGATCGCCGCGACGAAAGACGGCAGGATCCTCGCCGTGCGCACCAACGTCCTCGCCGACCACGGTGCCTTCAACGCCACGGCGCAGCCGACGAAGTATCCGGCCGGCTTCTTCCACATCTTCACCGGAAGCTACGACCTCCAGGCGGCGCATTGCTCGGTGACCGGCGTGTACACGAACAAGGCGCCCGGCGGTGTCGCATATGCGTGCTCCTTCCGGGTCACAGAGGCCGTCTACCTCGTGGAGCGGCTTGTCGACATCCTGGCCGCGAAGCTCGAGATGGACCCGGCGGAACTGCGCCTGAAGAACCTGATCAAGCCAGAGCAGTTCCCCTATCCGAACAAGACCGGCTGGGAGTACGACTCCGGGGACTACGAGCGTGCGCTGCGGCTCTCGATGAAGATGGCCGGGTACGACAACCTGCGACGGGAGCAGCAGGCCAAACGCGACCGCGGCGAACTGATGGGTATCGGTATCTCATTCTTCACCGAAACGGTCGGTGCCGGCCCGCGCAAGCACATGGACATCGTCGGCCTCGGCATGAACGACGGCGCGGAACTGCGCGTGCACCCCACCGGCAAGGCGGTGGTGCGCATCTCGGTGCAGAGCCAGGGGCAGGGCCACGAGACGACCTTCGCCCAGATCGTCGCTGAGGAGATCGGCATCCCGCCAGAGGACATCGACGTCGTGCACGGCGACACCGACCAGACGCCGTTCGGTCTCGGCACATACGGCAGCCGGTCGACCCCGGTCAGTGGCGCTGCCGTAGCCCTCGTCGCCCGCAAGGTGCGCGAGAAGGCCCGGTTCATCGCCGCCGCCATGCTCGAGACCCGCGCGGAAGACCTCGAATGGGAGAAGGGCCGCTGGTTCGTGAAGGGCGACCCGAGCGTCGGCAAGACCATCGCCGAGATCGCGATGGGCGCATACGGCACCGTCGCCCTGCCGGAGGGGATCGACGGCAATCTCGACGCCGAGGTGACCTACGACCCGCCGAACCTGACCTTCCCCTTCGGCGCCTACATCTGCGTCGTCGACGTCGACCCCGGCACCGGGCACGTCACGGTGCGCCGGTTCGTCGCCGTCGACGACTGCGGTACCCGGATCAACCCGATGATCATCGAGGGCCAGGTGCACGGGGGCCTGACCGATGGCGTCGGCATGGCGCTCATGCAGTTCATCGAATTCGACGAGTCGGGCAACAACCTCGGCGGCTCCTTCATGGACTACCTCATCCCGACCGCGATGGAGGTGCCGGACTGGGAGACCGGGTACACCGTGACCCCCTCGCCGCACCACCCGATCGGAGCGAAGGGCATCGGAGAGTCCGCGACGGTCGGTTCGCCCCCCGCGATCGTCAACGCGGTCGTCGACGCCCTCTCCCCGTTCGGAATCACGCACATGGACATGCCGTGCACGCCGGCACGGGTGTGGGCGGCCATCCAGGGTCGTCCCCGCCCGCCGATCTGA
- a CDS encoding XdhC family protein, translated as MPPIPDALARRAHELTERREPFVRATVVRAQRPTSAHAGDTAVVDAAGRIDGFVGGACVEASVRYYGLRQLAAREPLLLRVVPEDPSGAAEDGAVEVRNPCLSGGAVEIFLEPWHPAPRVVVLGATPVARALATIGVDLGFDVELTETIGAPGTATSPRRDDAALIVASHGREEEPALEAALRAGVPYVALVASPSRGAAVLASLNVDAEQRARVFNPAGLDLGGRTPGEIAVSVFAQFVAERFRLRSAGLAGATGALPLPASPGEADATSEPPSATDPVCGMTIAALPTSLHYEHAGTTHFFCSPGCRAAFVADPERFALTKTHVHTSTVEH; from the coding sequence ATGCCACCGATTCCGGACGCTCTCGCCCGCAGGGCGCACGAACTCACCGAACGCCGCGAGCCGTTCGTCCGCGCCACCGTCGTACGCGCCCAGCGCCCGACGAGCGCGCACGCCGGTGACACCGCCGTTGTGGATGCCGCCGGCCGGATCGACGGGTTCGTCGGCGGCGCCTGCGTCGAGGCATCCGTTCGGTACTACGGGCTCAGGCAACTCGCCGCACGCGAGCCCCTCCTTCTCAGGGTCGTGCCCGAGGACCCGTCCGGCGCGGCCGAGGACGGCGCTGTCGAGGTGCGGAACCCGTGCCTCAGCGGGGGCGCCGTCGAGATCTTTCTCGAGCCATGGCATCCGGCACCGCGGGTCGTCGTCCTCGGCGCGACACCGGTCGCGCGGGCCCTCGCCACGATCGGGGTAGACCTCGGCTTCGACGTCGAGCTCACCGAGACGATCGGCGCCCCGGGCACGGCCACGTCACCGCGCCGGGACGACGCCGCACTCATCGTCGCGTCCCACGGCCGGGAAGAGGAACCCGCCCTCGAGGCGGCCCTCCGCGCGGGGGTGCCCTATGTCGCGCTCGTCGCGAGCCCCAGCCGGGGCGCCGCAGTGCTCGCCTCCCTCAACGTCGACGCCGAGCAACGCGCCAGGGTGTTCAACCCTGCGGGACTCGACCTCGGCGGCCGGACCCCCGGCGAGATCGCGGTGTCGGTCTTCGCGCAATTCGTCGCCGAACGTTTCAGGCTCCGGTCGGCGGGGCTCGCCGGAGCTACCGGGGCCCTGCCGCTCCCGGCGTCCCCGGGGGAGGCCGACGCGACGTCGGAGCCTCCGAGCGCCACTGATCCTGTCTGCGGGATGACGATTGCCGCCCTGCCCACGAGCCTGCACTACGAGCACGCGGGGACAACACACTTCTTCTGCTCCCCCGGATGTCGCGCGGCCTTCGTCGCAGATCCAGAGCGCTTCGCCCTCACGAAGACCCACGTCCACACCTCTACCGTGGAGCACTGA
- a CDS encoding MoxR family ATPase, with the protein MAPSVEGIPSSPARGGATSAVRALFPDVPALQTALAAEDYLADEGLATALFLAVRLPQPILLEGEPGVGKTEAAKALARALDTPLFRLQCYEGIDAGEALYEWNYPRQLLAIRLAEASGSGIDEDALFGPEYLRRRPLLQAIEHPGPRPAVLLLDEIDRADAEFEAFTLELLAEAAVTIPELGTIRAAVPPIVILTSNRTRDLHDALTRRCLYHWIDYPSPERIAEIVRRRVPGSTERLALDAATAITRLRSLDLVKPPGIAEAIDWAAALAVLGADRLDPQYVVQTWGSLIKNRDDLDLALARGADWMAGS; encoded by the coding sequence ATGGCACCGAGCGTTGAGGGAATCCCCTCGAGCCCGGCCAGGGGCGGGGCGACGTCCGCGGTCCGGGCGCTGTTCCCTGACGTGCCTGCACTGCAGACTGCGCTCGCCGCGGAGGACTACCTCGCAGACGAAGGCCTCGCGACGGCCCTCTTCCTCGCGGTGCGCCTGCCGCAGCCGATCCTGCTCGAGGGCGAACCGGGCGTCGGCAAGACCGAGGCGGCCAAGGCGCTCGCGAGGGCGCTCGACACGCCCCTGTTCCGGCTCCAGTGCTACGAGGGAATCGACGCGGGCGAGGCCCTGTACGAGTGGAACTACCCGCGCCAGCTCCTGGCGATCCGGCTCGCGGAGGCCAGCGGATCAGGGATCGACGAGGATGCGCTGTTCGGGCCGGAGTACCTGCGGCGACGCCCCCTCCTGCAGGCTATCGAACACCCCGGTCCCCGGCCGGCCGTGCTGCTGCTCGACGAGATCGATCGTGCGGACGCCGAGTTCGAAGCCTTCACCCTCGAACTACTCGCCGAGGCCGCCGTGACGATCCCCGAGCTCGGCACGATCAGGGCCGCGGTGCCGCCGATCGTGATCCTGACCTCGAACCGCACCCGCGACCTGCACGACGCCCTCACCCGGCGGTGTCTTTACCACTGGATCGACTACCCGAGCCCGGAACGGATCGCCGAGATCGTGCGCCGCCGGGTGCCCGGCAGTACCGAACGCCTCGCCCTCGACGCCGCGACCGCGATCACCCGGCTGCGCTCCCTCGACCTCGTCAAACCACCCGGCATCGCCGAGGCCATCGACTGGGCGGCTGCGCTCGCCGTTCTCGGCGCCGACCGTCTTGATCCGCAGTACGTCGTCCAGACCTGGGGGTCCCTGATCAAGAACAGGGACGACCTCGATCTCGCGCTCGCGCGCGGGGCCGACTGGATGGCCGGGAGCTGA
- a CDS encoding VWA domain-containing protein: MAKISERAPADPAPRVEAAAFAAGFVTALRRAGLPVSVDGAARLADAVQVVPPTHRSALYWTCRIVLLSSREQLPVFDAVFSAVFDGLLDPADQRGDPNAPPAIGSEARTRPAPHDDLAARRQEPREGPENRAPTPAPASGPSDPGAVERETILMLASLERRLHDTSFSLLSADETEQVRNLVRRISLSTPLRRSRRVRPTRADGARLDLRRTVRAAHRTGEEPILLVSSRRRQQPRRLVLLCDVSASMEPYTRVFLSLLQGAVAGAHAEAFVFSTELTRLTRQLAVRDADAALASAAASSSDWAGGTRLGDSIRRFIDDHGRRGLARGAVIVVLSDGWALDDPAFVADQMARLRRLAYRIVWVNPRTVAPGFQPLVGGMKAALPYIDGIVSGHSYSALGELADLIRAERLDPRSRPGTVSSTDPRTRPQPTRGHDHAA, encoded by the coding sequence ATGGCGAAGATTTCCGAGCGCGCACCGGCGGATCCCGCCCCGCGGGTAGAAGCGGCCGCGTTCGCCGCGGGGTTCGTCACCGCGCTCCGCCGCGCGGGCCTGCCGGTTTCGGTCGACGGGGCTGCACGGCTCGCCGACGCGGTCCAGGTGGTGCCGCCGACCCATCGCTCGGCACTTTATTGGACGTGCCGCATCGTGCTCCTCTCGTCGAGGGAACAGCTGCCGGTGTTCGACGCGGTCTTCTCTGCCGTCTTCGACGGCCTGCTCGACCCGGCGGACCAGCGCGGTGACCCGAACGCGCCGCCGGCCATCGGCTCGGAGGCCAGGACGCGCCCGGCGCCGCACGACGACCTCGCCGCGAGGCGGCAGGAACCGCGCGAAGGACCCGAGAACCGGGCACCGACGCCTGCTCCCGCATCAGGGCCCTCGGATCCGGGCGCCGTCGAACGCGAGACGATCCTGATGCTCGCCTCGCTCGAACGCCGCTTGCACGACACCTCGTTTTCGCTCCTGAGTGCTGATGAGACTGAACAGGTTCGGAACCTCGTGCGCCGGATCTCGCTCTCGACCCCGCTTCGGCGCAGCAGGCGCGTTCGGCCGACCCGAGCGGACGGCGCCCGGCTCGACCTGAGGCGCACCGTCCGGGCCGCACACCGCACCGGCGAGGAGCCGATCCTTCTGGTCTCCTCCCGCCGCAGGCAACAACCGCGCAGGCTCGTCCTGCTCTGCGACGTGTCGGCGTCGATGGAACCGTACACCCGGGTGTTCCTCAGCCTGCTCCAGGGCGCCGTTGCGGGCGCGCACGCGGAGGCCTTCGTCTTCTCGACCGAGCTGACCCGGCTGACCCGCCAACTCGCCGTCCGGGATGCGGACGCCGCGCTCGCGAGCGCCGCGGCGAGCTCCTCGGACTGGGCCGGCGGCACCCGGCTCGGCGACAGCATCCGCCGGTTCATCGACGACCACGGTCGGCGCGGACTGGCCAGGGGCGCTGTGATCGTGGTGCTCTCCGACGGTTGGGCCCTCGACGACCCCGCTTTCGTTGCCGACCAGATGGCCCGTCTGCGCCGCCTCGCGTACCGGATCGTCTGGGTCAACCCGCGTACGGTCGCGCCCGGATTCCAGCCGCTCGTCGGGGGGATGAAGGCCGCACTGCCCTACATCGACGGCATCGTGAGCGGCCACAGTTACTCGGCGCTCGGCGAACTCGCCGACCTGATCCGCGCAGAACGGCTCGACCCCCGCAGCCGTCCCGGCACCGTATCCAGCACCGATCCCCGTACTCGACCCCAACCGACCAGAGGACATGACCATGCAGCTTGA